The sequence below is a genomic window from Pagrus major chromosome 20, Pma_NU_1.0.
ACTTGCTACACTACAAGCATAGAGTAATAGGATGTGATTTAATGTTGATGCTTTGAGTACAAATCTCAGCAGCCAGTCAAAATGAGGTTGAGGTTTGTGTTTATGAGATGATGAGCACCGTTTTAAAAGCCTGTCACTGGTCCTTGTGTGTGGACACATCTCTTCAGGATGGGGACTCTGCTGCGTCCTCCCAGTCCCACTTCCCACACAAAGCATTCTGGGTCATCCTCTCGGCCTCTCTGCTCCTGGTCATCGTTGCCCTCGGCTTGACGGGGCATCTGGGGCTGTCGCAACCTCACTCTCAGGTATACATGGCTGTCGACCCCTGAATATTGTCCCAGCGGGTATTTCTGACCTTGTTTGCATCAACATGTGTCTTTTGCTTTTGTCAGTCTTCACAGATTGTCCGGATCACCGTTCCAGATCAGACTGGAGTTCTGATCAACCAGTCGGCCGTTGTGGACCAGCAGAATGACCTGGTGACCTTCTGTGTAACCTCACCAGCAAATCAGACGTCCACTGTGCTCTTTGACATCAAGCATGTACGTCTAAGTGATACGCATGAGATATGTGATACCGTACCGTCTGATATCcatgtgttggtgtttttcctTGGAACATGAtgattaatgttgctccaggactaTCACTGtctgcaactgaccaatcatcTTTTTGTAATGTTATAGCTTTGCGACTCAGTAAAAAGTGAACAagggagaagttatcctttctGATGTTGTGGTTAACACAGTAAAAGGGTCTACTTTAACCTAAAccatctcttcctgaagtattttagttccctaaacccTAACAAAGTACTTTTGTTCACTAAACCTAAACAAGTaattttggtgcctaaacctaaccaatctGCGACAGAAAgcagggaaagaaaaaataaataatcaaaattgaagaagtgaacttaattaGTGCAAAAATAATTAGTCTACATTATAACATTCAGTCTCAGATGTGACACAACCCTGGTCCCCTGGGTGAGGGTTTATATACTCAGGCCATTCAGCCACAGCAGCTTGCTCATAATGcatattttgttgctttttggctctggagcaacattaattatgatttaACTTAATGTTACACTTTGGACCAATTGTTTTTGCACCAAGTTcacttattttccttttttctcctgctttCTGACGCAGATGTGTTATTTTTAGGCACCTTTAGAGAACTAAAAACTTGCTTACGTTTAGGGAACAAAAGTACTTAGTTAGTTTTTCCAgtcaatataataataacacaagTTCTGTTCACAATTCTTGGAACCTTTGTGCTATCTAGTGAACCAGCCACCGCTTCCAACAGTTTTGGGTGGAACCATAGTAATCAAGGATGTGTCATCAATAGATTGTGCTGAACTGCCCATGATGGTTCCCACTATTTTTTGGCTTCTGGCTGGGAACCAACTTACCAGGTTTTGAACCAATTAATTTTCAGTTGAAAACTACTGAACGGTACAAAATTAGGTGCACAAAATGGAGCAGAACCGTTCCATGTTGGCAGAATAGTGTGCATGCCGGGAAAGACAGGGTCTGCAGATCCTGTTAGGGAAACCTGACTGATTGTGTGCTCTTGTGTTGCAGGGTTTGATCTGTTACAAACCTGTGGACCAGGAGAGCTGCTTCCTGCGAAAGATGGAGAAGTCCGACTACGACAATGTGCACTCCCTCCTCCACGAGTCGACATACAAGGTAACGGGTGGCGACATTTCAACACGTGAGAACTGAGCAGCCGTGTCATACAATAGGGTTTCCCTCACTGCGTCCAGGACATGTGAGACTACAAAGCTCGACATGAAAAACGTACTAAAGGgtgaataaaagagaaagaaagtcgTGGTTGCCCTTTAAGCTCTGCCAGGTGTTTCAAAAGCCGCCCAGGCTAATGAGTGAATTGGCATTTCTGACTCATAACAGAAGCAAATGCACCACTGAGCCAGGACCTGCTGGGTCTCATAGGTTTTTTTGCATGAGTTCCTCCCTGCTCCGTACAAAGAGAGGGGTGAAAGGCAGAGTCTTGAAGAGTAAGTAGTCTCCCTCTTTGCCTCCACGGCTGAATTCCTCAGCACATCTGATCCCTCCAGGCCCCCTTGGTGTTGCCCGGGATCTTCTTACAGGAGGCAGTGAGCCTGAGCCCTGATGTGGGCACAATGGCCACTCTGTGTGAGGGATCATTGGCTTTTAAGACTTCTCTGTTGGATTAAAATACAGCCTGTGGCGAATACCTGGATCTGTAATATTGACATCCGTAGTCAGTCTTGACTCTTAATTGTGATTTGACAATATGTGCAGGTGAAAGACCACCGCTGAGTTGTGGGACCTCGCAGGTAAACTGAGATGGAGTCTTGTTTCTCCGTCTTATCATCTTTTGCACAATAGCTCATTTCCACGCATCAAAAGCTGAGTCTCTGAGTTTTTGTGATCCGGTCTTGCGGTGTCACGTATCTCATACAGCTCCTCGGTATTCGTAGCTGTTGATTGCGGTCATTTAATCTATGATAGGAGGTCCAGGCCCTGTATGGATGGAGAGTAGCTGTGGATGGTCCTTCTATTCTGCAGCACAATGGGCTTCTTGGTTGTAACGTGACCCACTCGAGCATAACAGCACTTTAAGTGGTTCACTATCAGAGCCAATCAGAAGTGTAAGTGGTGCAATTACACACAGCCTTTGTGACGAATAAGAGCGCAAATGTGATGCCGTGTTGACCTCATCAGCGAAGATATCGGGCTAATAGCAGCTCGGGTTTCAGTCTTCCTCATATCTCCTCGCTTATTcattttacattcagtgttgaGTCGAATATGATTTCTCACACTTCTTAAATGACGCCGCAGCTTCAGAGTCTCTATTCATTCCTGCAGTTTCTCTGTTGTTGATTCTCTGTTGAGATGTTGTGATACCGTCCTCCGCAGAATCATTTCCAGCTGTCTGGGAACGAGACCCAGAGGCAGACAGAGTTCCTGGGAGTGCTGGCGGCCAGTCAGGTGGACGTGTCCACGCTGGAGGAGCCTCTCCAGGCTCTGTGTCAGGACAGGTCTATCCACTGGACAAAGAGGGCCGAGGGTAAGAACAGCCAGACCTCACAAGGCAATAACATCAaatgttgtgttaaaataaaggCTCTGACAAATGTGACAATGATCACAAACCGTTAAAGAATCTATATCCCCCGTCACGCTGGACAAAAGAAACACTAACACCCACCAACATCTGCCTTTTGTCTTGTCTTTGcaaatgactctgcagcagTCACCGGTGTTTACAGCAGTGAAGGAAACATACCACCGAGGTGAACTAGAGAGACTACAAATGCACCATTTACTCTCGTTTGATTGACATTTGCTAAAAGCCACAGTGCCCAGCTGCTTCATTAGCCACACCCTTTCTaacagtacatatatatataaaacatataccatactatatatttttaacttgtttttatatATCCATTTCTTTCGTAGAAACAACTGGGCTTCAAGCAGACTGCTTAAGACATGGTTCAGTGAAAGACTACAACAttattggttttggtcttttaattagatttactgaaaataagaaaaatatcaaatttttCAACCTTATCTTTTAAATCCTTGTCTaagtaaaacaaacaaccaaTGATTTCTGATATGGTCTCATGGGAGTAGCAGAATTTCCCCTGCCTAGAGAGAATCaagtaaaactttatttaaaatcaaactaGTTGGGCTACAACTAATGACTATTATAGTTGTAACTACAATATccctcagtagagcgcatacctcagccaaggcccaacagtcccctaatccaatatcaaatttGATAGCcttgtatcactctaaattttaaaccacccataactgcttaccataatttaagatcaccagatctaggaCCTGCACTCACTCCTAGATACCAGTCACcagagaaattaacgaaaatgttgaaaaaagcCCTAGCTTGCAATTTTAAAGAAAGCGAGTAAAACAATTCCTGCATCCGTCCCTTTATCAAGAAGACATCTTCAAagtatttgttttgtctgaccacaACACCTAAGGATATTAAATAAAAGATAGTAAACCGACAAAGCATTTCAGCTTATTATGGAGTCAGTATGCACTCCTAATGCATCACTTTGGAATTTTGGGAAAATGGCTGAACACACATCATGGTGATCCACtgtaagtttttattttgacattttgggtgaaaatgaatgaatgaaaaaatgtcatCTTATCATAATATTAGTTAAGTATGCATGCTTACACACCAGTGGAGCTCAGGGATCCATTAGTCAGTTCCCACAGACACTGTATGCACAGAGCTTTTAAATTTAGTCAGCTGGCAGCGTGTCAGGCTGAAACCTAAGCTTAATCTATGATGCCCAGTGACCTTTACACTGATGCAGTAAATGACAGGCTGAACGTTACACTTGTACTCACTCAACCGTCTACACTGgggtacaaaaacacaataatcaGGCCATTAACTGTGCCTGAATGGTTtcttatgtttgttgttttttttgtgtcctgtgttgttttcagGCCCGGGCAAACAGAGGCTGGTCTACTTCTGCATCGACATCTGCTTCCCCAGCAACATCTGCGTGTCTGTGTGCTTCTACTACCTACCAGAGTGACTGTGtattctcttcctctcctcccagcACAAGATCAGGGAAACAAAGTTGTCTTTTTAGCTCCCtctacaagaaaaaaaacaaaaaaccgACAGAACAAAAGCCAGCTTTGACTGTTTCCTTTGTGCCATACAGCCGCCAGTAAACCAGTGAAGCAGCCAACTCTCCCAGTCCGTTTCCATCCTTCcgagagagaagagatggagacaggCTGTCACGTTTATCGCCAGAGCCCCGTCGTCACTCCCTTCATGTGTAATACCCTCTCTGGTGGCACACTTCAGAGATTACAGAAGAAAGATcccctttttttgtgtttcctgtaacCCACTGCTGCAGTGTAATTATGTGTAACTGTTCCTGTTGCGATCTGAGTGTTTCAATCCATCTAATAAAAGACTGTTGTGGATTTTTTGGCCACTGTTTCTTCGTTAGaatgaaaaaaggagaaaacacaaactaattATTTCTATGAATGACGTCTTTACTGTGGATTCTCTTTATGTACATCACTTTCTCTTGAACCTCGCTGACCCACATGTGATTATTAACAAGAGCACAACTTTGAATTAAGAGAATTAAATGAATCAAACATATCACACATGAGAAATACATAAATTCCACAGCACATCCAGGTTAAAGTGAATAATGTGGTCCTTTTGATATAATAAATATGGTGCTGTATAAAACTGAGTTGAAGGTGaaatggaaattaaaaacaaagggATCGATCATTCTCACATATTTCAATCAGACCCATTTTCATACTGTTGGTACATACACTTTTCCATGTGCCCACTTAAAGTTGCTGCAAAATGGTGTGCTGTTCCTTTAAGCAGGATTTGGCCTGTACTCTCCTGTTTATACTTACAGGTACCTGTCAAGGAAGAGCACTGTAGACATCCTGGTGGCTGAGATTCATCGTAATGTTCAAACACTTTCTCAGGATGATCATTTCTGGGAAAAATGTTAAAGAACTCCAACTGATGCCAACGGCACATCTTCCAAAGAGTTCTCGTTCCACCTCTGCACGCACCGTCTCCTcactctttcttcctcctcctcctcctcttcctcttcagccCAGCACACTGTCATTGAAGGCCAGACACACCACAGCCTTCTGGTGGCCGCTGTATTCCCTCTTGATCTCCCCGGTCTCCACACACCACAGACGAGCCAGGTTGTCTGAGGAGGCTGTTGGATGGAAACAAAGAGTCAGAACCTGATATTCACCTAAAGGTATATTTACACTCCAGTTATCAAACCTCTACCTGCTTCTCTAACAGCACTTAGTACTTTCGGAGCGGTATTTAAGGAAACAACGTTTATTGAGAAAAAACTTTCACAAACTGTTTCAAATCCTTagcaaaatgactaaaatgcaTCCTCTTTGTTAATCCTCCACCCCTGTCCTTTGCTTAGGTTTTTGCCATTTTTGGTAGATTAATTAACTTAAATTTACATCATTTGGAAGTGATAAATTTGATCAACCTTTGTATTTCCACTGGAACCATTACTCCCCATTAATGATCTTTTCATTTGCTCCTGAAATGAGCAGCACTTTGTAAAGTCTGTTTCAATCTGAGCTCTATACATTCATCATCAGCCACCcctctgacatttttaaatgttaccaCTAATGATGGTTTACAGGTACATGTGATGAATTAGTGGTACAGGCGCTATAAATGGCCTCAGCCATGCGTCAGGGTCACGTTAGGACAGCTGATCTGATGCTGTTGCAGAGCCTCGCTGATGCAACACaatcttttcagtttttcttctttaccATTCCTTTTATTGACAGATAAATCTTCACAGAGTTTTATGCATCTGGCCAAGACAATTTAATGAGTGTAAGGCTAGTCGTTGACATTGTGTTGCAGTGATCACCCCTTTGCCATGTTTGCTCATGTACTGACCAGTGACAATATACTGGGAGTCTCCAGAGAAAGCGCAGTCCCACATCCAGCCTCGAGACGTCTCTCCTGGATTGTTGCTCTTGATGCTCAGCTCCGTCATCAGCGAGAAGTTGGACGTCCTCCAGATCTTACAGGTCTGGTCTGCTGAGCAGGTGGCCAACAGACTGGAGATgacaacaaacaggaaacaatcaGTATCACTTGAACAACATCACGGCAGGAAATCATCTTTCTTATCATTGTTTTAACAATAGAAAGTCTTATAAAGGCACTCACGTGGAGTCAGGGCTGAACTTGCAGCGGAGGGAGTAGCGTTTGTGTGCAGGAATCTTAGTCTTAGGAATGAGCTGAGTCACCTCATCTCCGATGCCTCCAGCGAGGTTCCACACATAACAGTTCCCCTGTTAGAGGAGCACAAAAGGAACGAAAGAGGCCGTTTTAATCATTTCACTCgactttaaacaaaaaagggCAGCCTGTTCAAACTGTTTGGATACCGACCGAGCTGTTGACTGCTGCCATGTAACTGGCATCTG
It includes:
- the bricd5 gene encoding BRICHOS domain-containing protein 5 is translated as MVRCWKHSDNRLEEAQCTDGDSAASSQSHFPHKAFWVILSASLLLVIVALGLTGHLGLSQPHSQSSQIVRITVPDQTGVLINQSAVVDQQNDLVTFCVTSPANQTSTVLFDIKHGLICYKPVDQESCFLRKMEKSDYDNVHSLLHESTYKNHFQLSGNETQRQTEFLGVLAASQVDVSTLEEPLQALCQDRSIHWTKRAEGPGKQRLVYFCIDICFPSNICVSVCFYYLPE